The Chloroflexaceae bacterium genome has a segment encoding these proteins:
- the ruvA gene encoding Holliday junction branch migration protein RuvA, producing the protein MIALLRGVVQHIGADHLIVETGGIGFQVFAPRPVLSAAGAPGDPIFLYTLLIVREDALSLYGFATLEQRALFESLLAVTGVGPRVALSLLSSGTPDEIRAAIAHGDTARLARVPGIGKKTAERIVLELKGKLDLAGFPAPLSGPAAAASAINRDLADLLLNLGYSQAEAAAAIAALPADAPNDLEERLRLALRFFSGA; encoded by the coding sequence ATGATCGCCTTGCTGCGCGGCGTCGTACAACACATTGGCGCCGACCATCTGATCGTGGAAACCGGGGGGATCGGCTTCCAGGTCTTTGCGCCGCGGCCGGTGCTGAGCGCCGCGGGCGCGCCTGGCGACCCGATCTTCCTCTACACCCTGCTGATCGTGCGCGAAGATGCGCTCAGTCTCTACGGCTTCGCCACCCTCGAACAGCGCGCCCTGTTCGAGAGTTTGCTGGCCGTCACCGGGGTGGGGCCGCGGGTGGCCCTGAGCCTGCTCTCCTCCGGCACCCCGGACGAGATCCGCGCCGCGATTGCCCACGGCGATACGGCGCGGCTGGCCCGTGTGCCCGGCATCGGCAAAAAGACCGCCGAACGCATTGTGCTGGAGTTGAAGGGCAAGCTCGATCTGGCGGGGTTTCCCGCACCCCTGTCCGGCCCTGCAGCGGCCGCCAGCGCTATCAATCGCGATCTGGCCGACCTGCTGCTTAATCTCGGCTACTCCCAGGCTGAAGCCGCCGCGGCTATCGCCGCCCTGCCCGCCGACGCCCCCAATGACCTCGAAGAACGCCTGCGCCTGGCGTTGCGCTTTTTCAGCGGCGCCTGA
- a CDS encoding CocE/NonD family hydrolase, producing the protein MRRSTVLSLTAIGVASAGACLARRTLAARVLGLPPAQHAVAVERNIRVPMPDGVTLYADRYLPRASGRFPTILVRTPYGRPSELRALGPFAGLIARLFAGQGYNVVVQGVRGRYRSGGTFEPFVHETADGRATLEWIASQPWFDGNLGMWGVSYPGYTQWAVALDAPPYLKALTPVVITARFSRAVYPHGAFAFESSLRWASLLRATHRPGGDLDLGTAISLLSPRREAALTGVMAAYSMGEADRAAIGEPVSFYQRWLDDPDPHGAYWRQVDLHRTLGRITVPVHLVAGWHDLFLSDQLADYTTLLAAGRTPYLTVLPRHHNDPALALDAVREGLWWFDVQLKGRRERLRRRPVRLALMGSHEWHEMDYWPPPAAMTRYYLHAEGLLSTHPPAASSAPDRYCYNPRDPTPSIGGPTLGPRGGPRDQRPIEGRGDVLCYTTPPLHAEVDVIGYVRLELYARSSLPYTDFVGRVCDVYPDGRSINVCEGLCRITPGVGEPQADGSLRLDLDLGATAQRFRQGHRIRVHVCSAAHPRWGANPGDGRRFRDAGAVPGPAAEQTIYHDVDHPSALVLPVVSATTRRAMEGDGEA; encoded by the coding sequence ATGAGGCGCTCGACCGTTCTGAGCCTGACGGCGATCGGCGTCGCCAGCGCGGGGGCTTGCCTGGCCCGGCGCACCCTGGCGGCACGGGTCCTCGGCCTGCCCCCGGCGCAACATGCCGTCGCCGTTGAGCGCAACATCCGGGTGCCGATGCCGGACGGAGTGACGCTCTACGCCGACCGCTACCTGCCGCGGGCCTCCGGGCGCTTCCCGACCATCCTGGTGCGCACGCCTTACGGGCGGCCTTCGGAGCTGCGCGCGCTCGGTCCCTTCGCCGGCTTGATCGCCAGGCTCTTTGCCGGGCAGGGCTACAACGTGGTAGTGCAGGGCGTGCGCGGGCGCTACCGCTCAGGGGGGACCTTCGAGCCGTTTGTGCACGAGACCGCCGATGGCCGGGCGACGCTGGAGTGGATCGCCAGCCAGCCGTGGTTCGACGGCAACCTGGGCATGTGGGGCGTGAGCTACCCCGGCTATACGCAGTGGGCAGTGGCCCTCGACGCGCCGCCGTACCTCAAGGCCCTGACGCCGGTGGTGATCACGGCGCGGTTCTCGCGGGCAGTCTATCCCCATGGCGCCTTTGCCTTTGAGTCAAGCCTGCGCTGGGCCAGCCTGCTCCGCGCCACCCACCGGCCTGGCGGCGATCTCGATCTCGGCACGGCCATCTCCCTGCTCTCTCCGCGCCGTGAGGCTGCCCTGACCGGCGTTATGGCCGCCTACTCGATGGGCGAGGCTGACCGGGCGGCGATCGGCGAGCCGGTAAGCTTCTACCAGCGCTGGCTTGATGACCCGGATCCTCACGGGGCCTACTGGCGACAGGTTGATCTACATCGCACCCTGGGCCGGATCACCGTGCCGGTGCATCTGGTGGCCGGCTGGCACGATCTCTTCCTGAGCGATCAGCTCGCCGACTATACCACGCTTCTCGCCGCGGGGCGCACCCCGTATCTAACCGTGTTGCCCCGCCATCATAACGACCCCGCGCTCGCCCTGGACGCGGTGCGCGAGGGGCTGTGGTGGTTCGACGTCCAGCTCAAAGGGCGCCGGGAACGGCTCCGGCGCCGGCCGGTGCGGCTGGCCCTGATGGGCAGCCACGAGTGGCATGAGATGGACTACTGGCCGCCACCCGCCGCCATGACGCGGTACTACCTCCATGCCGAGGGTCTGCTCTCGACCCATCCGCCCGCTGCGAGCAGCGCGCCGGATCGCTACTGCTACAACCCGCGCGATCCAACGCCGTCCATTGGCGGTCCGACGCTTGGCCCGCGCGGCGGTCCTCGCGATCAGCGCCCCATCGAGGGGCGCGGCGATGTGCTCTGCTATACCACTCCGCCCCTCCATGCCGAGGTGGACGTGATCGGCTATGTGCGTCTGGAACTGTACGCGCGCTCGAGCCTGCCCTACACCGACTTTGTCGGTCGGGTGTGCGACGTGTATCCAGATGGGCGGTCGATCAACGTGTGTGAAGGGCTGTGCCGCATTACACCCGGAGTGGGCGAGCCGCAAGCCGATGGCAGTCTGCGCCTGGATCTCGATCTGGGAGCAACAGCGCAGCGTTTCCGGCAGGGCCATCGGATCCGTGTGCATGTATGCAGCGCGGCGCATCCGCGCTGGGGCGCCAACCCTGGCGATGGGCGCCGTTTCCGCGACGCCGGGGCCGTGCCGGGCCCGGCGGCCGAACAGACGATCTACCACGACGTGGATCACCCCTCGGCACTGGTGCTTCCAGTCGTCTCGGCCACGACCCGCCGGGCGATGGAAGGAGATGGAGAGGCATAG
- a CDS encoding acyl-CoA dehydrogenase family protein, giving the protein MIEYEHSDEIKMLRQTVREFVNKEIRPIAREIDEEERVPLDVIKKAGELGLLAVPFPEKYGGLDLGITGYCVLMEELQRGDASVATIIGAHTQLCAMSIHLGGNEAQKDKYLRGLNQGRLIGAWALTEPNAGSDAAHISTTAELHGDEWVINGQKMWITNGSFADVIIVHAVTDKSKGARGGITAFIVEKDYPGFKVGKIEDKMGLRASHTASLYFEDMRVPAENVLGGVGHGFPLAMKTLDIGRCGLGGGAVGGAKEAFELSRKYAITRHQFGRPIAEFQAIQFKLAEMAVKIYTMEQIVYDTARKVDAGKVATLESSIVKLYCSEMASQVIDEAIQIHGGMGFSRELPLERMYRDARVTRIFEGTNEIQKSVIASELLKQVGYRIHRHEGVYPTPKHAPHS; this is encoded by the coding sequence ATGATCGAGTACGAGCACAGCGACGAAATCAAGATGCTGCGCCAGACCGTCCGCGAGTTCGTGAACAAGGAGATCCGACCCATCGCGCGCGAAATTGACGAGGAGGAGCGGGTACCGCTGGACGTGATCAAGAAGGCCGGGGAACTTGGCCTGCTCGCCGTGCCTTTCCCGGAGAAGTATGGCGGCCTCGATCTGGGCATCACTGGCTACTGCGTGCTGATGGAGGAGTTGCAGCGCGGTGACGCCAGCGTCGCCACGATTATCGGAGCGCATACCCAGTTGTGCGCGATGAGCATTCACCTCGGCGGCAATGAGGCCCAGAAGGATAAGTACCTCCGCGGGCTGAACCAGGGACGACTGATCGGCGCCTGGGCGCTGACCGAGCCGAACGCCGGCAGCGATGCGGCGCATATCAGCACCACCGCCGAACTGCATGGCGATGAGTGGGTGATCAATGGACAGAAGATGTGGATCACCAACGGCAGCTTCGCCGATGTGATCATCGTCCACGCGGTGACCGACAAGTCCAAGGGCGCCCGCGGTGGCATTACTGCGTTCATCGTGGAGAAAGATTACCCGGGCTTCAAGGTCGGCAAGATTGAAGATAAGATGGGCCTGCGCGCCTCGCACACTGCGAGCCTCTACTTCGAGGACATGCGCGTGCCCGCCGAGAACGTTCTCGGTGGCGTGGGCCATGGCTTCCCTCTGGCGATGAAGACCCTCGACATCGGGCGCTGCGGACTCGGCGGCGGCGCCGTCGGCGGCGCCAAGGAGGCCTTCGAACTCAGCCGCAAGTACGCCATCACCCGGCACCAGTTCGGGCGGCCCATCGCCGAGTTCCAGGCCATTCAGTTCAAGCTGGCCGAAATGGCGGTGAAAATCTACACTATGGAGCAGATCGTCTACGATACCGCCAGGAAGGTGGACGCCGGAAAGGTCGCGACGCTGGAGAGCAGCATCGTCAAGCTCTACTGCTCTGAAATGGCCAGCCAGGTGATTGACGAGGCCATCCAGATCCACGGCGGTATGGGCTTCTCGCGGGAACTGCCGCTCGAGCGCATGTACCGCGATGCCCGCGTCACGCGCATCTTCGAGGGCACCAACGAGATCCAGAAGTCGGTCATCGCCTCCGAGTTGCTCAAGCAGGTAGGTTACCGCATCCACCGGCACGAGGGGGTCTACCCGACGCCCAAGCACGCGCCGCATTCGTGA
- a CDS encoding STAS domain-containing protein, with product MTSSRAFLEQLHRRIVTTVALWTGGIALLTFVLVLAFYMFSPGFFALVVLAITFTCVVGTGLTILLRERPLWQMVLPFALSIVINQIIVAVWLPDLRLTVAPFLVVVVMLVSLTTQRLFTVATTVFCTLLAVLIVVLGPLENVSNIPSMFLRYFHAANIATLIIAVWAVTDRMGNAQLNALRIADQRAEESEKARQASEMARQEIEQRAAEQQRLLELVRTLELPVLVVDDQVLLAPLVGNLDSWRAGALRRRILEMVAEHRARVVILDVTGISMIDTEVARALIDTAMAIRLLGARTVVSGIRAAVAQTLVSLNASLGDIITVADVGAALAHARSEVAA from the coding sequence ATGACCTCGTCGCGCGCCTTTCTCGAACAACTTCACCGGCGGATCGTCACGACTGTCGCCCTCTGGACCGGCGGGATCGCTCTGCTCACCTTCGTGCTGGTGCTGGCGTTCTATATGTTCAGTCCAGGCTTCTTCGCGCTCGTCGTCCTGGCGATTACCTTTACCTGTGTTGTCGGCACCGGTCTGACGATCCTGTTGCGGGAGCGCCCGCTCTGGCAAATGGTGCTGCCGTTTGCGTTGAGCATCGTAATTAACCAGATCATCGTCGCGGTCTGGCTGCCGGATCTCCGGCTCACGGTGGCCCCCTTTCTGGTAGTGGTGGTCATGCTCGTGAGTTTGACGACCCAGCGCCTGTTCACGGTCGCCACAACCGTCTTCTGCACCCTTCTGGCGGTCTTAATCGTTGTTCTGGGACCATTAGAAAACGTGTCGAATATCCCATCAATGTTTTTACGATACTTTCATGCAGCGAACATCGCTACGCTGATTATCGCAGTGTGGGCAGTTACGGATAGGATGGGGAACGCCCAGCTCAACGCGCTGCGCATCGCCGACCAGCGCGCCGAGGAGTCCGAAAAAGCGCGCCAGGCTTCTGAAATGGCCCGACAGGAGATCGAGCAGCGCGCCGCCGAGCAGCAACGGCTGCTCGAACTGGTGAGGACCCTGGAACTGCCGGTGCTGGTGGTGGACGATCAGGTGTTGCTGGCTCCGCTGGTGGGCAATCTCGATAGCTGGCGCGCAGGGGCGTTACGCCGGCGCATTCTGGAGATGGTCGCCGAGCATCGGGCGCGGGTGGTCATCCTCGATGTGACCGGAATCAGCATGATTGACACGGAAGTCGCCAGGGCCTTGATTGATACGGCGATGGCGATCCGGCTGCTCGGAGCGCGCACGGTGGTCAGCGGCATTCGCGCCGCCGTCGCGCAGACGCTGGTGAGCCTCAACGCCAGTCTCGGCGACATCATCACCGTGGCCGACGTCGGCGCCGCCCTGGCCCATGCGCGCAGCGAGGTCGCGGCGTAG
- a CDS encoding glycosyltransferase, producing MGQYSLSIVLPVHRSDGLDSLVAECLAVAARYADDYELILTAARNSPAGATVSRLAATHWRVSALPFTRPPRFRAALRQGWSVARGDYILTCDQERLASGAEVARLLAIAPDYDAVFGYRIHPSHDPFTWLRVAALRARVKPSPRDPLLHTFVIRSGLRDLLEPDGPDAPAPAEVYAGALQQNLAIAEVPVAGAAPARPRRALEAGALLLLAGGLWMWRRRGIGGARRYARP from the coding sequence GTGGGTCAGTACAGTCTCTCGATCGTGCTGCCGGTACATCGCAGCGACGGGCTTGACAGCCTGGTGGCGGAGTGCCTCGCGGTTGCGGCGCGCTACGCTGACGACTATGAACTGATTCTCACCGCAGCGCGCAATTCTCCTGCCGGGGCGACCGTCTCACGTCTGGCCGCAACCCACTGGCGGGTTTCGGCACTGCCCTTTACGCGACCGCCGAGGTTTCGGGCCGCCCTGCGGCAGGGATGGAGCGTCGCCCGCGGCGATTATATCCTTACCTGCGACCAGGAGCGCCTGGCGAGCGGCGCGGAAGTGGCGCGACTGCTGGCCATCGCTCCAGACTATGACGCCGTTTTTGGCTATCGCATCCATCCATCGCACGATCCGTTCACCTGGCTGCGCGTCGCGGCGCTGCGCGCCCGCGTAAAGCCCTCGCCGCGGGATCCGCTTCTGCACACGTTTGTGATCCGTAGCGGACTGCGCGACCTCCTGGAGCCCGACGGCCCCGACGCACCGGCGCCGGCGGAAGTGTATGCCGGCGCCCTGCAACAGAACCTGGCAATCGCCGAAGTTCCGGTCGCAGGCGCCGCTCCCGCCCGCCCGCGCCGGGCGCTGGAAGCCGGAGCGCTGCTGCTCCTTGCCGGCGGCCTGTGGATGTGGCGGCGGCGCGGCATTGGCGGCGCGCGGCGGTACGCGCGCCCGTAA
- a CDS encoding ribose-phosphate pyrophosphokinase — translation MDGRLLIFSGNANPGLAREIAANLRMTLGRAMVGEFKNGETRIKIHDNVRGCDVFIIQPTCTPVDHNLMELLLMIDAVRRASARRVTAVIPYYGYAKQEKKTAGREPISAKLVANLIRTAGADRVLTMDLHAPAIEGFFDIPVDHLQAAPLLSDYIRSLNLQNPVVVSPDAGGVGRANRFRERIGAALAIIAKQRPEPDTAEVIEMVGEVEGKTAIIVDDMISTGGTLIEATQALVERGAKKVYACATHGIFAADALELIARSDLIETIVTNTIPQSAAAAAARVRAISVAPLFAEAIMRIHKDLSLSALFS, via the coding sequence ATGGACGGTCGTCTGCTTATCTTCAGCGGCAATGCCAACCCCGGCCTGGCCAGAGAGATTGCGGCAAACCTGCGCATGACTCTGGGCCGCGCGATGGTCGGTGAATTCAAGAACGGCGAGACGCGGATCAAGATCCACGACAATGTGCGCGGTTGCGACGTCTTTATCATCCAGCCGACCTGCACCCCGGTTGACCACAACCTGATGGAGCTGCTGCTGATGATTGACGCAGTGCGACGGGCCTCGGCCCGTCGAGTGACCGCGGTGATTCCCTACTACGGCTACGCCAAGCAGGAGAAGAAGACCGCCGGTCGCGAGCCGATCTCGGCCAAGCTGGTGGCCAATCTCATCCGCACCGCCGGCGCTGACCGGGTGCTGACGATGGACCTGCACGCGCCAGCGATTGAAGGCTTCTTCGACATCCCGGTGGATCACCTGCAGGCCGCTCCTCTCCTGTCGGACTATATCCGCAGCCTGAACCTGCAGAACCCGGTGGTCGTCTCGCCGGACGCGGGCGGGGTGGGCCGCGCCAATCGCTTTCGCGAACGCATCGGCGCGGCCCTGGCCATCATCGCCAAGCAACGCCCTGAGCCGGATACGGCCGAGGTGATCGAGATGGTCGGCGAAGTTGAGGGCAAGACGGCGATTATTGTGGATGACATGATCTCCACCGGGGGCACGCTGATCGAGGCGACGCAGGCCCTGGTTGAGCGCGGCGCGAAAAAAGTATACGCCTGCGCCACCCACGGAATCTTCGCGGCTGATGCGCTAGAACTCATTGCCCGCTCGGACCTGATCGAGACCATCGTCACCAATACCATTCCCCAGAGCGCGGCTGCGGCGGCGGCTCGCGTTCGCGCCATCAGCGTGGCGCCGCTCTTTGCAGAGGCGATCATGCGCATTCACAAAGATCTTTCCCTGAGCGCCCTGTTCTCATAG
- a CDS encoding glycosyltransferase family 39 protein yields the protein MAYRVLLRAIQAILAALVAAYLIYFADHGLQLLGFAYPLDYGEGPLLAQIERLRQGTPIWRLYADPADPPFLIVNYPPVYLFCTALIAPLTGSVLSAGRLLSLLAALAIVGAIMLLARPRRSSVGAPAAALVALLFLCVPVTREWAVLLRVDMLGIALGLWGLVVLGSGAGPPGPRRTAGAGALLLACLYSKPSLIAAPVAAVGWLLWRAGRGAPDERRAWLRAVLALASVVGIGGGLTFVLLQIGSGGWFWFHVIVANANRWEAALARDFWQQQLGLRWPLAGAALVGSLWIMVENRMRQARTDADSASLALLYTAGGVVTAIGVGKVGAYSNYFLELYAGLVWLAAWAAARLPRGDGDAARLFTLLLGARASGPRNPTRAGRPRSQVCGVIPTLNTYDAAPAPGRANVVARSAFYALLAAALLYYPPLWDADRLRRAGLIEPSPPRLAFGHYGLWADAARERQVLAALTRVGDALMPEVRAAGTLIFTDMPGVAAAAGVDSRLQVFEARQLLDQGLSDERPLLRELANGAIPLAVLDYLGNWLTPGVIEILTHRYAQDGSLGAFDLYRPVNLGAPQETDLLFTVPGGQLHLSAYSLAPPPGAAHEPGAVVALGLVWRLADGAPETPLTVVTRLLTLDGAIVLETERPLLYGVFPPSNWPPGAPVQHVQTLPLPPKLAPGEYLLAAGLQTSEGLSVQTLTRLAVAGAGGAYMGETGQFVPATLRRAWVELGAVERAGFPLTPAVPFAWGHLQCFERVCLELREGTVRMRPLGARLYLAETIRGDGCLDRRPAAGGICAGFAPATERFAALGPVLSGEVERNGWIVQWTEQARLERPPWGGDAALGRLGDETLRLPPGARYRWP from the coding sequence ATGGCGTACCGCGTCCTGCTCCGGGCCATCCAGGCAATCCTTGCCGCGCTCGTCGCAGCCTATCTGATCTACTTCGCCGACCACGGGCTGCAACTCCTCGGCTTTGCCTACCCGCTTGACTATGGCGAGGGGCCGCTGCTGGCCCAGATCGAGCGTTTGCGCCAGGGAACGCCAATCTGGCGGCTGTACGCCGATCCCGCCGATCCGCCCTTCTTGATTGTCAATTACCCGCCTGTCTACCTTTTCTGCACTGCACTGATCGCGCCGCTCACGGGGTCGGTATTGAGCGCGGGGCGCCTGCTCTCGCTGCTCGCGGCCCTGGCCATCGTGGGGGCCATCATGCTGCTGGCGCGCCCGCGCCGCTCCTCAGTCGGGGCGCCTGCGGCGGCGCTGGTTGCCCTGCTCTTTTTATGCGTGCCGGTGACACGAGAGTGGGCGGTGTTGTTGCGCGTGGATATGCTCGGCATCGCCCTGGGGCTGTGGGGGCTGGTCGTCCTTGGCAGCGGCGCGGGACCACCGGGGCCGCGCCGGACTGCCGGCGCGGGCGCGCTGCTGCTGGCCTGCCTGTACAGCAAACCTTCCCTGATCGCTGCGCCCGTCGCAGCGGTAGGGTGGCTCCTCTGGCGCGCCGGGCGCGGGGCGCCGGACGAGCGCCGCGCCTGGCTGCGGGCCGTCCTGGCGCTCGCCAGCGTCGTCGGAATAGGGGGCGGTCTGACGTTTGTACTGCTACAGATCGGCAGCGGGGGCTGGTTCTGGTTCCACGTCATCGTCGCCAACGCCAACCGCTGGGAGGCGGCCCTCGCGCGCGACTTCTGGCAGCAACAACTTGGTCTGCGCTGGCCCCTGGCTGGCGCGGCCCTTGTGGGAAGCCTGTGGATAATGGTGGAAAACCGGATGCGGCAGGCGCGCACAGATGCGGACTCGGCCTCGCTTGCCCTGCTGTACACTGCAGGAGGAGTGGTCACGGCGATCGGCGTGGGGAAAGTGGGCGCGTACAGCAACTACTTTCTCGAACTGTACGCCGGGCTGGTCTGGCTGGCGGCATGGGCGGCGGCACGGCTGCCCCGGGGCGACGGCGACGCGGCGCGCCTGTTCACGCTTCTCCTGGGAGCGAGGGCATCTGGCCCTCGCAACCCGACGAGGGCGGGACGCCCTCGCTCCCAGGTCTGCGGGGTTATCCCAACTCTGAACACATACGACGCAGCGCCGGCGCCGGGCCGCGCGAACGTGGTTGCGCGCAGCGCCTTCTACGCCCTGCTGGCCGCCGCGCTGCTCTACTACCCGCCCCTGTGGGACGCGGACCGGCTGCGCCGGGCGGGGCTGATCGAGCCGTCTCCGCCCCGGCTGGCCTTCGGGCACTACGGGCTGTGGGCCGACGCCGCGCGGGAACGGCAGGTGCTGGCCGCGCTGACCCGCGTTGGCGACGCGCTGATGCCCGAGGTGCGCGCAGCGGGGACGCTGATCTTCACCGATATGCCGGGCGTCGCCGCCGCCGCGGGGGTTGACTCGCGGTTGCAGGTGTTCGAGGCCCGCCAGCTCCTCGACCAGGGGCTGAGCGATGAGCGTCCGCTGCTGCGCGAGCTGGCCAACGGGGCCATCCCCCTGGCGGTGCTCGACTACCTGGGCAACTGGCTCACCCCCGGCGTCATCGAGATCCTGACCCATCGCTACGCGCAGGACGGCTCGCTGGGCGCCTTCGATCTCTACCGGCCTGTGAATCTAGGAGCGCCACAGGAAACGGATCTGCTTTTCACCGTGCCTGGCGGCCAGTTACATCTGAGCGCCTACAGTCTGGCGCCGCCCCCCGGGGCGGCCCACGAGCCGGGGGCGGTGGTCGCCCTGGGTCTGGTGTGGAGGCTCGCCGACGGCGCGCCGGAGACGCCGCTGACGGTCGTGACCCGCCTGCTCACTCTCGACGGCGCGATAGTCCTCGAAACCGAGCGTCCGCTGCTCTACGGCGTGTTTCCGCCATCGAACTGGCCGCCGGGGGCGCCAGTGCAGCACGTGCAGACCCTGCCGCTGCCGCCCAAACTGGCGCCGGGCGAGTACCTGCTGGCAGCGGGCTTGCAGACGAGCGAAGGGTTGTCTGTGCAGACGCTCACCCGCCTGGCGGTCGCCGGCGCCGGAGGGGCCTACATGGGCGAGACGGGACAGTTCGTGCCGGCAACGCTGCGGCGGGCCTGGGTCGAACTGGGGGCCGTGGAACGGGCAGGGTTCCCGCTCACACCGGCAGTGCCCTTTGCCTGGGGGCATCTCCAGTGCTTCGAGCGCGTCTGCCTCGAACTGCGCGAAGGAACGGTGCGGATGCGGCCCCTGGGGGCGCGGCTGTACCTGGCCGAGACCATCCGCGGCGATGGCTGCCTGGACAGGCGGCCTGCCGCGGGCGGCATATGCGCCGGGTTCGCCCCGGCCACGGAGCGCTTCGCGGCTCTCGGCCCGGTCCTGAGCGGCGAAGTCGAACGCAACGGCTGGATCGTGCAGTGGACCGAGCAGGCGCGCCTGGAGCGCCCGCCGTGGGGCGGTGACGCGGCCCTCGGCCGGCTCGGCGACGAGACGCTGCGCTTGCCGCCGGGGGCGCGTTATCGGTGGCCGTAG
- a CDS encoding UbiA family prenyltransferase → MHAPASFHTAFRLRWLEAARSEAVLHWKFNRYDVAATFIPGLLFVLAAWHVGQADWMALPSTLLWGALYFWLYCSVFCISNQLAGEHEDRLNKPDRPLPSGLVTRRGAWARWFVVMGLFALAGWRLGVLEWALLWQTVLTLHNQGGWSRHYATKNLAMVLGAIAQLAAAWQMVRPLTPTAWDWILVLALPLLTHVSLQDLRDVAGDRAVGRRTLPIVFGEWPSRLFLAGAFAALPLATHFVLLAPLGPRPDVVALDVLLAAFCLVIAGRILWLRYPAADHRTYMLYNYWYCFTLAAAIVVL, encoded by the coding sequence ATGCACGCCCCAGCCTCGTTTCACACCGCCTTTCGTCTCCGCTGGCTCGAAGCCGCGCGCTCCGAGGCCGTCCTTCACTGGAAGTTCAACCGCTACGACGTCGCCGCTACATTCATCCCCGGCTTGCTCTTTGTTTTGGCTGCCTGGCACGTTGGGCAGGCCGACTGGATGGCATTGCCGTCCACCCTGCTCTGGGGCGCCCTCTACTTCTGGCTGTACTGCTCGGTTTTCTGCATCTCGAACCAGCTGGCCGGCGAGCATGAGGATCGCCTCAACAAGCCGGACCGGCCGCTGCCGTCCGGCTTAGTAACGCGCCGGGGGGCCTGGGCGCGCTGGTTCGTCGTCATGGGGCTGTTCGCACTGGCAGGCTGGCGCCTGGGAGTGCTGGAGTGGGCCCTGCTCTGGCAGACGGTCCTGACGCTGCACAATCAGGGAGGCTGGTCGCGGCACTACGCGACGAAGAACCTGGCAATGGTGCTCGGCGCTATCGCGCAACTGGCCGCCGCATGGCAGATGGTGCGCCCGCTTACGCCGACGGCCTGGGACTGGATTCTGGTGCTGGCGCTTCCCCTGCTGACCCACGTATCGCTGCAAGATCTGCGCGATGTGGCGGGCGACCGGGCCGTGGGGCGGCGCACGCTGCCGATCGTCTTCGGGGAATGGCCGAGTCGCCTCTTTCTGGCAGGCGCGTTTGCCGCGCTGCCCCTGGCGACCCATTTCGTGCTGCTGGCGCCGCTGGGTCCGCGCCCTGACGTTGTGGCGCTGGACGTGCTGCTGGCGGCGTTCTGCCTGGTCATCGCCGGGCGCATCCTCTGGCTGCGCTATCCGGCCGCTGACCACAGGACGTATATGCTGTACAACTACTGGTACTGCTTTACTCTGGCAGCGGCGATTGTGGTGCTTTGA
- a CDS encoding SOS response-associated peptidase, translating into MCGRFTLTAPGEDLALHFNLDEVPVIEARYNIAPTQPVLMIRQEKGRRVAEMARWGLIPSWSKDGSAAARMINARAETVAEKPAFRAAFRQRRCLIPADGFYEWQARPRGKQAYYARLATGKLFAMAGLWEHWQAPDGAWIQSCTILTTTANELLQPLHDRMPVILAPEHYPLWLDPSVHDAGPLQALLGPYPAECMRVYPVGPAVNSVRNDGPGLIEPLDRARL; encoded by the coding sequence ATGTGCGGACGTTTTACGCTGACGGCCCCCGGCGAGGACCTGGCGTTACATTTCAACCTGGATGAGGTCCCTGTCATCGAGGCGCGGTACAACATCGCGCCGACTCAGCCGGTGCTTATGATCCGCCAGGAGAAAGGGCGACGGGTTGCGGAGATGGCCCGCTGGGGCCTGATACCTTCGTGGTCGAAAGACGGCAGCGCTGCGGCGCGCATGATCAACGCCCGCGCCGAAACGGTGGCGGAGAAACCCGCCTTTCGCGCCGCCTTTCGGCAGCGGCGCTGCCTGATCCCCGCCGACGGCTTCTATGAATGGCAGGCGCGGCCGCGAGGCAAACAAGCCTACTATGCGCGCCTGGCAACGGGCAAACTATTCGCAATGGCCGGGCTATGGGAACACTGGCAGGCGCCTGACGGCGCCTGGATCCAGAGTTGCACCATCCTCACTACCACGGCTAACGAGCTCCTGCAACCCCTCCACGACCGGATGCCGGTGATCCTCGCGCCGGAACACTACCCTCTCTGGCTCGACCCCTCTGTCCACGATGCGGGGCCGCTTCAGGCGCTGCTTGGCCCCTATCCCGCCGAATGCATGCGCGTCTACCCGGTCGGGCCGGCGGTCAACTCGGTGCGCAATGACGGGCCGGGGCTGATTGAACCCCTGGACAGGGCGCGGCTGTAA